One window of the Pieris brassicae chromosome 2, ilPieBrab1.1, whole genome shotgun sequence genome contains the following:
- the LOC123720386 gene encoding somatostatin receptor type 2-like: MELEDVEMYGSGNYLYDDNSTFNNTFENCPNINLPVVYVVTELLYAIVCVVGLLGNTLVIYVVLRYSKMQTVTNMYIVNLAIADECFLIGIPFLIVTMSRGAWPFGRFMCKAYMISTGINQFTSSIFHCIMSADRYIAVCHPIAAPRFRTPFVSRVVAATAWTASALVMTPIFMYTTLIPTENGVSCNIVWPERDFNKGSRTFTLYSFALGFAAPLTLIFIFYCLVIRKLKTVGPKNKSKEKKRSHRKVTRLVLTVIAVYVMCWLPYWTFQVALIYSPPTECASRITITVFLVAACFSYSNSAMNPILYAFLSDNFKKSFLKACTCAAGKDVNAALHVENSVIPRKKGGGTARTQSRAGVGVRRTGAAVAGSRSEASTAVTSQSFAAGEPLHLEARPSTLTPLITPNGLTHTRL; this comes from the coding sequence ATGGAGCTCGAAGACGTGGAGATGTATGGCAGCGGCAACTACCTGTATGATGATAACAGTACCTTCAACAACACATTCGAGAACTGTCCTAATATAAACTTGCCCGTCGTGTATGTGGTTACGGAGTTGCTGTATGCAATTGTATGCGTAGTAGGGCTCCTGGGCAACACACTCGTCATCTACGTAGTGCTACGGTACTCCAAGATGCAGACGGTCACTAATATGTACATTGTCAATTTAGCCATCGCTGATGAATGCTTCCTTATAGGCATACCCTTTCTCATCGTTACCATGTCACGAGGCGCTTGGCCCTTTGGAAGATTCATGTGCAAAGCGTACATGATATCGACAGGCATTAATCAGTTTACGAGTAGTATTTTCCACTGCATTATGAGTGCAGATCGCTACATAGCAGTTTGCCATCCTATAGCAGCCCCACGTTTCCGTACACCCTTTGTATCTCGAGTCGTAGCTGCTACAGCCTGGACAGCCTCCGCGCTTGTCATGACacctatatttatgtataccaCCCTAATACCAACCGAGAATGGCGTTTCCTGTAATATTGTCTGGCCAGAGCGTGATTTCAATAAAGGATCAAGAACATTCACCCTGTATTCCTTTGCTCTCGGCTTTGCGGCACCTTTAACGCTCATATTTATCTTCTACTGTCTAGTCATTCGAAAACTAAAGACGGTTGGACCAAAAAATAAGTCCAAAGAGAAGAAACGGTCTCACCGGAAAGTTACTCGCCTCGTGCTTACCGTGATAGCTGTGTATGTAATGTGCTGGCTTCCTTACTGGACTTTCCAAGTGGCTCTTATCTATTCGCCTCCAACAGAATGTGCGAGTCGAATAACTATTACCGTATTTCTGGTCGCTGCCTGCTTTAGCTACAGTAACTCCGCTATGAATCCCATCCTATACGCCTTTCTGAGTGACAATTTCAAGAAGAGTTTTCTGAAAGCGTGTACCTGTGCCGCCGGAAAGGATGTAAATGCAGCATTGCATGTTGAAAACAGTGTCATACCACGGAAGAAGGGTGGTGGAACAGCGAGGACTCAAAGCCGCGCCGGCGTTGGAGTGAGGCGCACAGGCGCGGCGGTGGCCGGATCCCGTTCTGAAGCGTCGACTGCGGTGACGTCACAGTCATTTGCCGCCGGTGAGCCATTGCACTTGGAGGCACGGCCATCTACTTTAACGCCACTAATAACTCCCAATGGCCTTACACACACGCGCCTCTGA